In Candidatus Flexicrinis affinis, the following proteins share a genomic window:
- a CDS encoding dTMP kinase, translated as MFITFEGMDGSGKTTQIERVTDFLRDRGIDLLVTREPGGTPVGEDIRAILMDKANTGLVPRAEMLLFCASRAQLVSEVIVPHLERGGVVLCDRYIDSSLAYQGYGHGLNVKELRSVLNFATGGLLPDLTIYLDITPDEGLRRRAAGSLFGEEFNRIDAMASEFHRRVYKGYATIGRSAGDRWARVDAAQHPDAVFDDIVSVLNYALPVVSRRSGRIRQKA; from the coding sequence ATGTTCATCACGTTCGAGGGGATGGATGGCAGCGGCAAAACGACCCAGATCGAGCGCGTCACCGATTTCCTGCGCGACCGCGGGATCGACCTGCTGGTCACGCGCGAGCCGGGCGGTACACCGGTCGGCGAGGACATCCGCGCGATCCTGATGGACAAGGCCAACACCGGCCTCGTCCCGCGCGCCGAGATGCTGCTGTTTTGCGCCAGCCGCGCCCAGTTGGTCAGCGAGGTGATCGTGCCGCACCTCGAGCGCGGCGGCGTCGTGTTGTGCGACCGCTACATCGACTCCTCGTTGGCTTATCAGGGCTACGGCCACGGGCTGAACGTCAAAGAGCTGCGCAGCGTGCTCAACTTCGCAACCGGCGGCTTGCTGCCCGATCTGACGATCTACCTCGACATCACGCCGGACGAGGGCTTGCGCCGACGGGCGGCAGGCTCACTGTTCGGCGAGGAGTTCAACCGCATCGACGCGATGGCAAGCGAGTTTCACCGGCGCGTGTACAAGGGCTATGCCACGATTGGCCGGAGCGCTGGCGACCGCTGGGCGCGCGTCGACGCGGCCCAACACCCCGACGCCGTCTTCGACGACATCGTGAGCGTGCTGAACTACGCCCTGCCGGTTGTTTCGAGGCGTTCGGGCAGGATCAGACAGAAAGCGTAA
- a CDS encoding MFS transporter, producing the protein MRQYVELLRGNRDMRLIWFSEITNLVGDWFNQVVLGALVISLMPGRAGFAISTLIVARFLPPLILSPQAGSLLDRFNRQRMLVWSNWLRSIIGFVYLLPLLDPSLVWLIYVGVVAQSTLSTVYPPGLSALIASVVKPTELVTANTLSNATWSAALAAGGALGGVVAAAFGSATALIVDALTFFAAGLLIAGVRGYVPTPVDPTVDAAQRRREASVRDGLRYIRSHKPTLATLFVKFGGSLGNVDAIMAALATQVFVMGTRGELSLGLFYSAFGVGAVLGPLVANAIHNGSGPSLRRWIWIGFIAQGLGWLVIGQASVLVIVCVGLAMRAVGGSINWTYSSVLLQRTTPDRYRGRVFAIDIMLFYAATVFATLVHGALIDALGPENLGWIGVGTAAISVLPLLGWSYALRRWREPAPEGAG; encoded by the coding sequence ATGCGCCAATACGTCGAACTGCTGCGTGGCAACCGCGACATGCGGTTGATCTGGTTCTCCGAGATCACAAACCTCGTCGGCGATTGGTTCAATCAGGTCGTGCTCGGCGCGCTGGTGATCAGCCTGATGCCGGGCCGTGCCGGATTCGCCATCAGTACCCTGATTGTCGCGCGTTTCCTGCCGCCGCTGATCCTATCGCCGCAGGCCGGATCGCTCCTCGATCGCTTCAACCGCCAGCGCATGCTGGTGTGGAGCAATTGGCTGCGTTCGATCATCGGCTTTGTCTACCTGCTGCCGCTGCTTGATCCGTCGCTGGTGTGGTTGATCTACGTTGGCGTGGTGGCGCAGTCGACCCTATCGACCGTGTATCCGCCGGGGCTGTCGGCGCTAATCGCGTCGGTGGTCAAGCCGACCGAGCTGGTGACCGCCAACACCCTCAGCAACGCGACGTGGTCGGCAGCGCTGGCCGCGGGCGGCGCGTTGGGCGGGGTGGTTGCGGCCGCATTCGGGTCGGCCACCGCGCTGATCGTCGACGCGCTCACGTTCTTCGCCGCTGGGCTGTTGATCGCCGGGGTACGCGGCTACGTGCCCACGCCGGTCGATCCGACGGTCGACGCAGCCCAGCGCCGGCGCGAGGCCAGCGTGCGCGACGGCCTGCGTTACATCCGCAGTCATAAGCCGACGCTGGCGACGCTGTTCGTCAAATTCGGCGGCAGCCTCGGCAACGTCGACGCGATCATGGCGGCATTGGCGACCCAGGTGTTCGTGATGGGCACCCGCGGCGAGCTGTCGCTCGGCCTCTTCTACAGCGCGTTCGGTGTGGGGGCGGTGCTCGGCCCGCTGGTCGCCAACGCGATTCACAACGGCTCCGGCCCGTCGCTGCGGCGTTGGATCTGGATCGGATTCATCGCGCAGGGGCTTGGCTGGCTGGTGATCGGGCAGGCATCGGTGCTGGTGATCGTGTGCGTCGGCCTCGCCATGCGCGCGGTGGGCGGCTCGATCAACTGGACGTACAGCTCGGTCCTCTTGCAGCGCACGACGCCGGATCGCTACCGCGGGCGCGTGTTCGCCATCGACATCATGCTGTTCTACGCCGCGACGGTATTCGCGACGCTCGTCCACGGCGCGCTGATCGATGCGC